The Montipora foliosa isolate CH-2021 chromosome 14, ASM3666993v2, whole genome shotgun sequence genome window below encodes:
- the LOC137984316 gene encoding uncharacterized protein: MALISTLRFAKIYKKTLLILAFLLTAFAISFLRKLTERPNLVTFRLEQQSILRQTPYTSLAQCERILNGEINCPDIRHKGKTMPRQAQLVLTRMLRIFDLIAKKHGIRYWLYRGTLLGAVRHNGHVPFDTDVDIAIPKLDFEKFVSEGVKELPKDIFFQTEETDLHWKVPSWSGILAKLRDKGSCYKYCIENGCKHNDGLQLDFFVIPQNDREGNFVEIYSHPNLFLRRFYYGSILRKPEEIFPLTQVNFDGFFLPAPWKWKEILTSLYGDFMTLPKNEPPGHIITDPLRSCKGYNLFE; this comes from the coding sequence ATGGCTCTTATCTCCACATTACGTTTCGCAAAAATCTACAAGAAAACTCTACTCATTTTGGCCTTCTTATTAACCGCGTTCGCGATTAGTTTTTTAAGAAAACTGACGGAACGACCGAACTTAGTTACTTTTCGACTGGAGCAACAATCGATTCTTCGTCAAACTCCTTACACAAGTTTGGCTCAGTGCGAGCGAATACTCAATGGTGAGATCAATTGTCCAGACATTCGCCACAAGGGAAAAACGATGCCTCGTCAAGCCCAACTTGTGCTGACCAGGATGTTGAGGATCTTTGATCTTATTGCGAAAAAACACGGTATAAGGTACTGGTTATACAGAGGTACGTTGTTGGGCGCCGTAAGACACAACGGTCACGTTCCCTTTGACACGGATGTAGATATCGCCATCCCAAAGTTAGACTTCGAGAAGTTTGTTAGCGAGGGCGTCAAAGAGCTTCCCAAAGATATATTCTTCCAAACAGAGGAAACAGACTTGCACTGGAAAGTGCCTTCTTGGAGTGGCATTCTAGCAAAACTTAGAGACAAAGGAAGCTGTTACAAGTACTGCAttgaaaacggctgcaaacataACGATGGCTTGCAGCTAGACTTTTTTGTAATTCCGCAAAATGACCGTGAGGGGAACTTCGTGGAGATATACAGTCATCCAAACTTGTTTTTACGAAGGTTTTATTATGgttcaattttaagaaaaccaGAGGAAATTTTCCCTCTAACACAAGTCAACTTTGATGGTTTTTTCCTTCCAGCTCCTTGGAAATGGAAAGAGATTTTGACCTCACTTTACGGAGACTTTATGACACTTCCAAAAAACGAACCTCCAGGTCATATCATTACAGATCCACTTCGTAGTTGTAAAGGTTATAATTTATTCGAATGA